A single Callithrix jacchus isolate 240 chromosome 4, calJac240_pri, whole genome shotgun sequence DNA region contains:
- the LOC118152778 gene encoding serine/threonine-protein kinase MARK1-like isoform X2 encodes MFQQMLSAVRYLHRRSIAHRDLKPDNMLLDVKGNIKIADFGLATSYYEGQRLTIAHGTLAYMAPELFGAQGYECPAMDIWSLGVTLFQMVSNNLPFSAVSRTQLKRLILSGQYVSPQYFSEGLKRLIKNLLTPDPNERPTADKVMGDPWVNDGQDLPPVTYEEPIEDHPNCETISLLVAMGLKPENISKAIEDHVFNYPMATYRILDGEKKPSITTPQSLASGDPTCLVTEISSSPASLHRKSDPQHAPTASLTIERNCGDLENLARQALQCDRVASSIVSAIGGGGALQTLAEQAPQRDLVSAASTKCSTGSENLETLAQPALPHNLTAASTQITTQSTVAQQPGHEGSVLQAGQPEAVLARPRRGWSCRRAARRCIAIIRRWCCCLCPSERQRKRVHPSEKIGEDEGPEVQEH; translated from the exons ATGTTCCAACAAATGCTGTCTGCCGTGAGGTACCTCCACCGCCGAAGCATCGCTCACCGAGACTTGAAACCAGACAACATGCTGTTAGATGTTAAGGGAAACATCAAAATTGCTGATTTTGGATTGGCCACAAGTTACTATGAGGGGCAGAGGCTGACAATAGCTCATGGGACCCTGGCCTACATGGCCCCAGAACTCTTCGGGGCCCAGGGCTATGAATGCCCCGCCATGGACATATGGAGCCTAGGCGTCACGCTGTTCCAGATGGTGTCCAACAACCTGCCCTTCTCCGCAGTGAGTCGTACGCAACTGAAACGCCTAATTCTATCTGGCCAGTATGTTAGCCCGCAGTACTTTTCTGAAGGCCTTAAAAGACTAATTAAAAACCTTTTAACGCCTGATCCCAATGAGCGGCCGACAGCAGACAAAGTCATGGGGGACCCGTGGGTGAACGACGGCCAGGACTTGCCTCCAGTGACATACGAAGAGCCAATTGAAGACCACCCGAACTGTGAGACCATAAGCCTCTTGGTGGCCATGGGATTGAAGCCAGAAAACATCTCAAAGGCAATTGAAGACCACGTCTTTAATTATCCCATGGCCACCTACCGTATTttagatggagaaaaaaagccGTCCATTACCACTCCACAGTCTCTTGCTTCTGGGGACCCTACATGTTTAGTCACTGAGATTTCCAGTTCACCTGCCAGCCTTCACAGGAAGTCAGACCCCCAGCATGCCCCCACGGCCTCCCTGACCATCGAGCGCAATTGTGGAGATTTAGAAAACTTGGCACGGCAAGCCCTCCAGTGTGACCGTGTGGCCTCCTCCATTGTAAGCGCCATAGGCGGTGGTGGTGCTTTACAAACCTTGGCAGAGCAAGCCCCCCAGCGTGACCTCgtgtctgcagcctccaccaaGTGCTCCACCGGCAGTGAAAATTTAGAAACTTTGGCTCAACCAGCCCTCCCGCATAACCTCACGGCCGCCTCCACCCAGATCACCACCCAGAGCACCGTGGCTCAACAACCAGGACACGAAGGCAGCGTCCTCCAAGCTGGGCAGCCCGAGGCTGTGTTGGCCCGGCCAAGAAGAGGCTGGAGCTGCCGCAGGGCTGCCCGAAGGTGCATTGCCATAATAAGGAGATGGTGCTGCTGCCTGTGCCCATCcgagaggcagaggaagagggtCCACCCAAGTGAAAAA ATTGGAGAGGACGAAGGCCCTGAGGTCCAAGAACATTGA
- the LOC118152778 gene encoding serine/threonine-protein kinase MARK2-like isoform X1 yields MKQGLASTSPALRPPHYQILNFIGRGAFGEVTLARHLMTGTQVAVKTINRTGFLSSHREMTVLQSVSHRNIIKLYQIINSREACQLVLEYAAGGSLSNWIEHHVVEEEEARGMFQQMLSAVRYLHRRSIAHRDLKPDNMLLDVKGNIKIADFGLATSYYEGQRLTIAHGTLAYMAPELFGAQGYECPAMDIWSLGVTLFQMVSNNLPFSAVSRTQLKRLILSGQYVSPQYFSEGLKRLIKNLLTPDPNERPTADKVMGDPWVNDGQDLPPVTYEEPIEDHPNCETISLLVAMGLKPENISKAIEDHVFNYPMATYRILDGEKKPSITTPQSLASGDPTCLVTEISSSPASLHRKSDPQHAPTASLTIERNCGDLENLARQALQCDRVASSIVSAIGGGGALQTLAEQAPQRDLVSAASTKCSTGSENLETLAQPALPHNLTAASTQITTQSTVAQQPGHEGSVLQAGQPEAVLARPRRGWSCRRAARRCIAIIRRWCCCLCPSERQRKRVHPSEKIGEDEGPEVQEH; encoded by the exons ATGAAGCAGGGATTGGCCTCCACCTCACCTGCCCTGCGGCCACCGCATTATCAAATATTGAATTTCATAGGCCGTGGTGCCTTTGGTGAGGTCACGCTGGCCCGCCACTTAATGACTGGCACGCAGGTGGCGgtgaaaacaatcaacagaactGGCTTCCTCTCTAGCCACAGAGAGATGACTGTTTTACAGTCGGTGAGCCACCGAAACATCATTAAACTTTATCAAATTATTAACAGCAGAGAGGCGTGCCAGTTAGTCCTAGAATATGCCGCAGGAGGAAGCCTATCCAACTGGATTGAACACCACgtagtggaggaggaggaggcccgaGGCATGTTCCAACAAATGCTGTCTGCCGTGAGGTACCTCCACCGCCGAAGCATCGCTCACCGAGACTTGAAACCAGACAACATGCTGTTAGATGTTAAGGGAAACATCAAAATTGCTGATTTTGGATTGGCCACAAGTTACTATGAGGGGCAGAGGCTGACAATAGCTCATGGGACCCTGGCCTACATGGCCCCAGAACTCTTCGGGGCCCAGGGCTATGAATGCCCCGCCATGGACATATGGAGCCTAGGCGTCACGCTGTTCCAGATGGTGTCCAACAACCTGCCCTTCTCCGCAGTGAGTCGTACGCAACTGAAACGCCTAATTCTATCTGGCCAGTATGTTAGCCCGCAGTACTTTTCTGAAGGCCTTAAAAGACTAATTAAAAACCTTTTAACGCCTGATCCCAATGAGCGGCCGACAGCAGACAAAGTCATGGGGGACCCGTGGGTGAACGACGGCCAGGACTTGCCTCCAGTGACATACGAAGAGCCAATTGAAGACCACCCGAACTGTGAGACCATAAGCCTCTTGGTGGCCATGGGATTGAAGCCAGAAAACATCTCAAAGGCAATTGAAGACCACGTCTTTAATTATCCCATGGCCACCTACCGTATTttagatggagaaaaaaagccGTCCATTACCACTCCACAGTCTCTTGCTTCTGGGGACCCTACATGTTTAGTCACTGAGATTTCCAGTTCACCTGCCAGCCTTCACAGGAAGTCAGACCCCCAGCATGCCCCCACGGCCTCCCTGACCATCGAGCGCAATTGTGGAGATTTAGAAAACTTGGCACGGCAAGCCCTCCAGTGTGACCGTGTGGCCTCCTCCATTGTAAGCGCCATAGGCGGTGGTGGTGCTTTACAAACCTTGGCAGAGCAAGCCCCCCAGCGTGACCTCgtgtctgcagcctccaccaaGTGCTCCACCGGCAGTGAAAATTTAGAAACTTTGGCTCAACCAGCCCTCCCGCATAACCTCACGGCCGCCTCCACCCAGATCACCACCCAGAGCACCGTGGCTCAACAACCAGGACACGAAGGCAGCGTCCTCCAAGCTGGGCAGCCCGAGGCTGTGTTGGCCCGGCCAAGAAGAGGCTGGAGCTGCCGCAGGGCTGCCCGAAGGTGCATTGCCATAATAAGGAGATGGTGCTGCTGCCTGTGCCCATCcgagaggcagaggaagagggtCCACCCAAGTGAAAAA ATTGGAGAGGACGAAGGCCCTGAGGTCCAAGAACATTGA